Proteins encoded in a region of the Longimicrobium sp. genome:
- a CDS encoding SUF system NifU family Fe-S cluster assembly protein yields MALPLESVYQELILKHYRSSAHRGEVEEPSAVVAERNPLCGDDIFLTVRVREGIVEDVRFSGHGCAISQAAASMMCEHAVGKSWDEIHLVANRFRDLMHGNEEAARDRALGDMRALAGVAKLPRRVKCAMLGWDALAEAEKQASR; encoded by the coding sequence ATGGCGCTGCCGCTCGAATCCGTGTACCAGGAGCTGATCCTGAAGCACTACCGCTCCTCCGCGCATCGGGGAGAGGTGGAGGAGCCGAGCGCGGTGGTGGCGGAGAGGAACCCGCTCTGCGGCGACGACATCTTTCTGACCGTGCGCGTGCGCGAGGGGATCGTCGAGGACGTGCGCTTCAGCGGGCACGGGTGCGCGATCTCGCAGGCGGCCGCCTCGATGATGTGCGAGCACGCGGTGGGGAAGTCGTGGGACGAGATCCACCTCGTGGCGAACCGCTTCCGCGACCTCATGCACGGCAACGAGGAGGCCGCCCGCGACCGCGCGCTCGGCGACATGCGGGCGCTCGCCGGCGTCGCCAAGCTCCCGCGCCGCGTCAAGTGCGCCATGCTCGGCTGGGACGCGCTGGCGGAAGCGGAGAAGCAGGCATCGAGGTAG
- a CDS encoding non-heme iron oxygenase ferredoxin subunit, producing MRAASVADVAEASAIDVELNGVRVCLARVGDEFYALQDNCSHRDFPLSPGEVDPDECTITCEWHGAMFDLRTGVPQCPPAVRPVPVFTTRVENDSVFVDMPE from the coding sequence GTGCGCGCGGCCTCCGTCGCCGACGTGGCGGAGGCATCGGCCATCGACGTGGAGCTGAACGGGGTGCGGGTGTGCCTGGCGCGCGTGGGAGACGAGTTCTACGCGCTGCAGGACAACTGCTCGCACCGCGACTTCCCGCTCTCCCCCGGCGAGGTGGACCCGGACGAGTGCACGATCACCTGCGAGTGGCACGGCGCCATGTTCGACCTGCGCACGGGCGTGCCCCAGTGCCCGCCCGCCGTGCGCCCGGTGCCCGTGTTCACCACCCGCGTGGAGAACGACTCCGTCTTCGTGGACATGCCGGAGTAA
- the sufD gene encoding Fe-S cluster assembly protein SufD gives MTHTSVAAESLGVFTRDQVEILSARKVEAEWLRLARQRAYGIFAETPMPTTEAEEWRYTDIGRRLRLDAFSFAEEAAPATVDALPAPLRALIVEAGEGARAVQVDASVVLRELPAELASQGVILASLEGAAAEHPELVQRYLGSAVTPEDGKFAAMSNAFWSGGFFLYVPKNVRVETPVRLYRWLSGAGTAAFGRLLIVAEAGAEIAIVDELASDAMPSPTLSVSAAEIVAEEGAKVTYVAVQRFGAGVSHLSTDRLVAGRDAKITTLYATLGGDLSRADAQCRMQAPGAHVDMLGVYIAQGTQHFDNETLQDHIAPHASSNLLFKGALQDTGRSVFRGLIRVHPKAQRTDAYQTNRNLLLSLGARADSLPNLEIQADDVRCSHAATVGQLDEEELFYLLSRGIPRSEAVRLVVFGFFGEVLDQLPLEGVRAELVRAVELKLARRGL, from the coding sequence GTGACCCATACATCTGTCGCCGCCGAATCGCTCGGCGTCTTCACGCGCGACCAGGTGGAGATCCTTTCCGCGCGCAAGGTGGAGGCGGAGTGGCTGCGCCTGGCACGGCAGCGGGCGTACGGCATCTTCGCCGAGACTCCCATGCCCACCACCGAAGCCGAGGAGTGGCGCTACACCGACATCGGGCGCAGGCTGCGGCTGGACGCGTTCTCGTTCGCCGAAGAGGCCGCGCCCGCTACCGTCGACGCGCTCCCGGCCCCGCTGCGTGCCCTGATCGTTGAGGCGGGCGAGGGCGCGCGCGCGGTGCAGGTGGATGCCTCCGTGGTACTGCGCGAACTGCCGGCCGAGCTCGCGTCGCAGGGGGTGATCCTGGCCTCGCTGGAAGGCGCCGCCGCAGAGCACCCCGAGCTGGTGCAGCGCTACCTGGGGAGCGCGGTGACGCCCGAGGACGGGAAGTTCGCCGCCATGAGCAACGCCTTCTGGAGCGGCGGCTTCTTTCTCTACGTCCCCAAGAACGTGCGGGTGGAGACGCCCGTGCGCCTCTACCGCTGGCTCAGCGGCGCGGGGACGGCGGCGTTCGGGCGCCTCCTGATCGTGGCCGAGGCCGGCGCCGAGATCGCCATCGTGGACGAGCTCGCTTCCGACGCCATGCCGTCGCCCACGCTCTCGGTGAGCGCGGCGGAGATCGTGGCGGAGGAGGGCGCAAAGGTGACGTACGTGGCGGTGCAGCGGTTCGGGGCGGGGGTCTCGCACCTGAGCACGGACCGGCTGGTGGCCGGGCGCGACGCCAAGATCACCACGCTCTACGCCACGCTCGGCGGCGACCTGTCGCGCGCGGACGCGCAGTGCAGGATGCAGGCGCCGGGCGCCCACGTGGACATGCTGGGCGTGTACATCGCGCAGGGGACGCAGCACTTCGACAACGAGACGCTGCAGGACCACATCGCGCCGCACGCCTCCAGCAACCTGCTCTTCAAGGGGGCGCTGCAGGACACGGGTCGCTCGGTGTTCCGCGGCCTCATCCGCGTGCACCCCAAGGCGCAGCGCACCGATGCGTACCAGACCAACCGCAACCTCCTGCTGAGCCTCGGCGCCCGCGCCGATTCCCTCCCCAACCTGGAGATCCAGGCGGACGACGTGCGCTGCTCGCACGCCGCCACGGTGGGGCAGCTGGACGAGGAGGAGCTCTTCTACCTCCTCTCGCGCGGCATTCCGCGCAGCGAGGCGGTGCGGCTGGTGGTGTTCGGCTTCTTTGGCGAGGTGCTGGACCAGCTCCCGCTGGAAGGCGTCCGCGCCGAGCTGGTGCGGGCGGTGGAGCTGAAGCTCGCGCGCCGGGGGCTGTAG
- a CDS encoding cysteine desulfurase has translation MPGVLDAELIRADFPILQQEVNGHPLVYLDNAASTQKPRAVLDALAAYYEHDNANVHRGVHTLSVRATDAFDLARGKVAALFGIADPAELIWTRGTTEAINLVAYSWGLANLRAGDEVLLSVMEHHSNLVPWQMVAQRTGAKLRFLDIDDQQRLDLSNLDELLTGRTKLVSIVHVSNALGTINPVREIADRAHAAGAIVLVDGAQSAPHLPVDVPSLGCDFYAFSGHKMCGPTGMGGLWGRRALLEAMPPFHGGGDMIEWVELEHSTYAPLPNRFEAGTPHIAGAVALGAAAEYLAGIGRDAILAHERTLLAYALERMAAIPDLTVFGPRDPAERSGVISFTLGDVHPHDLATILDAEGIAIRAGHHCAQPLMRRMGVGSTARASFYLYNTPADVDRLMDGLGRARKLFGL, from the coding sequence ATGCCGGGCGTGCTCGACGCGGAGCTCATCCGCGCGGACTTCCCGATCCTCCAGCAGGAGGTGAACGGGCACCCGCTGGTGTACCTGGACAACGCCGCCTCCACGCAGAAGCCGCGGGCCGTGCTGGACGCGCTGGCCGCGTACTACGAGCACGACAACGCCAACGTGCACCGCGGAGTGCATACGCTCTCCGTGCGGGCCACGGACGCGTTCGACCTGGCGCGCGGCAAGGTGGCGGCGCTCTTTGGGATCGCGGACCCGGCGGAGCTGATCTGGACGCGCGGCACCACCGAGGCCATCAACCTGGTGGCGTATAGCTGGGGCCTCGCCAACCTGCGCGCCGGCGACGAGGTGCTCCTCTCCGTCATGGAGCACCACAGCAACCTGGTGCCCTGGCAGATGGTGGCGCAGCGCACCGGCGCCAAGCTTCGCTTCCTGGACATCGACGACCAGCAGCGGCTGGACCTCTCCAACCTGGACGAGCTGCTCACCGGGCGCACGAAGCTCGTCTCCATCGTCCACGTGTCGAACGCGCTGGGGACGATCAACCCGGTGCGCGAGATCGCGGATAGGGCGCACGCGGCGGGGGCGATCGTGCTGGTGGACGGCGCCCAGTCCGCGCCGCACCTGCCGGTAGACGTTCCCTCGCTGGGGTGCGACTTCTACGCGTTCAGCGGCCACAAGATGTGCGGCCCCACGGGGATGGGTGGGCTGTGGGGGCGGCGCGCGCTACTGGAGGCGATGCCCCCCTTCCACGGCGGCGGCGACATGATCGAATGGGTGGAGCTGGAGCACTCCACCTACGCCCCCCTCCCCAACCGCTTCGAGGCGGGGACGCCGCACATCGCGGGTGCCGTGGCGCTGGGCGCGGCTGCGGAGTACCTGGCCGGGATCGGGCGCGACGCCATCCTGGCCCACGAGCGCACGCTGCTGGCCTACGCGCTGGAGCGGATGGCCGCCATCCCGGACCTCACCGTCTTCGGCCCGCGCGACCCGGCGGAGCGCTCGGGGGTGATCTCCTTCACCCTGGGCGACGTGCACCCGCACGACCTGGCCACCATCCTGGATGCGGAGGGGATCGCCATCCGCGCCGGCCACCACTGCGCCCAGCCGCTGATGCGCCGCATGGGCGTGGGCTCCACCGCGCGCGCCTCGTTCTACCTGTACAACACGCCCGCCGACGTGGACCGGCTGATGGACGGGCTGGGGCGGGCGCGGAAGCTGTTCGGACTTTGA